A genomic segment from Pseudoduganella chitinolytica encodes:
- a CDS encoding DUF1176 domain-containing protein produces MQRHRLVTAPVTLVAWGIASLAAAAPYRLNFEYRDWQLMCDNTRTCRALGYNAPDGISAPVALFLSRKAGPGEAVQAQLFINEAETAVPGPGRLAIGGRDAGTVTLAGDPASAALSRAQADALLQALPGKDGKVTLTQGNRTWTVSDAGAAAMLLKMDEVQGRLGTPGAASRKGDRPEATVPPAPAAPLVLAQPLPLLHFPPAPQLFALAAALRRDPFAAGCEGLAPGTRPQLQVGPLGHGKLLAEAVCHSGSRETIRAYWIVNAAPPYAPRLVADDVTQLHGEKLRSIAASPECGSGTERVWDGRDFVVTYSWITGQCGRLFPFWLWQLPTFQATVRRP; encoded by the coding sequence ATGCAGCGGCATCGGCTCGTCACCGCGCCAGTGACGCTCGTGGCATGGGGAATCGCAAGCCTGGCCGCCGCGGCGCCCTACCGTCTCAACTTCGAATACCGCGACTGGCAACTGATGTGCGACAACACGCGCACCTGCCGCGCGCTCGGCTACAACGCCCCCGACGGTATCAGCGCGCCCGTCGCCCTGTTCCTGAGCCGCAAGGCGGGCCCCGGCGAGGCCGTGCAGGCGCAGCTGTTCATCAACGAGGCGGAAACGGCCGTGCCGGGGCCGGGGCGGCTGGCCATCGGCGGCCGCGACGCCGGTACCGTCACGCTGGCGGGCGATCCCGCCAGCGCGGCCCTGTCGCGCGCGCAGGCCGATGCGCTGCTGCAGGCGCTGCCCGGCAAGGATGGCAAGGTGACGCTCACCCAAGGCAACCGCACGTGGACCGTGTCGGATGCCGGCGCCGCGGCCATGCTGCTGAAGATGGACGAGGTACAGGGGCGCCTCGGCACACCGGGCGCGGCCAGCCGTAAGGGCGACCGGCCGGAAGCGACCGTGCCGCCGGCCCCTGCCGCGCCGCTCGTGCTGGCGCAACCCCTGCCCCTGCTGCACTTCCCTCCCGCGCCCCAGCTTTTCGCGCTGGCCGCGGCGCTGCGCCGGGACCCGTTTGCCGCGGGCTGCGAGGGACTGGCGCCAGGCACCCGTCCGCAACTGCAGGTGGGTCCACTCGGCCATGGCAAGCTGCTGGCCGAGGCCGTGTGCCACAGCGGGTCGCGCGAGACCATCAGGGCCTACTGGATCGTCAACGCCGCACCGCCTTACGCACCGCGGCTGGTGGCCGACGACGTAACCCAACTGCACGGCGAGAAGCTGCGCAGCATCGCGGCATCGCCGGAGTGCGGCAGCGGTACCGAGCGGGTATGGGACGGCCGCGACTTCGTCGTTACGTACAGCTGGATCACGGGCCAGTGCGGCCGGCTGTTCCCATTCTGGTTGTGGCAACTGCCGACGTTCCAGGCCACGGTGCGCCGGCCGTAG
- a CDS encoding pyridoxamine 5'-phosphate oxidase family protein yields MDSINRNQPEDNHRDLSGAKAIRQIKDIVDAAKSCFFVTAHGVRPMSVQKVDDGGNLWFLSANDSHKDEDIAANPTVRLYFQGSPHSHFLYLDGLASLSRDPSKIHELWSPELKTWFTEGENDPRIDVIKVAPTAGYYWDTKHGNLVSGMKIMVGAAIGVTLDDSIEGTIQP; encoded by the coding sequence ATGGATTCGATCAATCGCAACCAGCCCGAAGACAACCACCGCGACCTGTCCGGCGCGAAGGCCATCCGCCAGATCAAGGACATCGTCGACGCCGCCAAGAGCTGCTTTTTCGTGACCGCCCACGGCGTGCGCCCGATGTCGGTGCAGAAGGTCGACGACGGCGGCAACCTGTGGTTCCTCAGCGCGAACGACAGCCACAAGGACGAAGACATCGCCGCCAACCCGACCGTGCGCTTGTACTTCCAGGGCTCGCCTCACTCGCATTTCCTGTACCTGGACGGCCTGGCCTCGCTGTCGCGCGACCCGTCCAAGATCCACGAGCTGTGGAGCCCGGAACTGAAGACCTGGTTCACGGAAGGGGAGAACGACCCCCGCATCGACGTCATCAAAGTGGCGCCGACCGCGGGCTACTACTGGGACACCAAGCACGGCAACCTGGTCTCGGGCATGAAGATCATGGTCGGCGCGGCGATCGGCGTGACCCTGGACGATTCCATCGAGGGCACCATCCAGCCCTGA
- a CDS encoding alpha/beta fold hydrolase: MQFSEDRIDSFAGRAGAMRTIHIWEPAQPPRAVLLALHGGMAHAGDWVTAALHWRAHGFATAAYDLCGHGQGVRADIPDFDIFLEESALFLDWVRSAWPGVPVFVAGHSMGGLIATKLGLQLPPGAVTGFVLSSPYYVNAIRVAAPLRAAGAMLERLAPTMKVPLASLTDVLTHDAAITARHHRDEASGVRASEISVRFGQALQRAQRGLTLAGWAHPLYVVLAGDDRLADTAASQRLLGDVPAHLLTCRVEPANYHENFNETNRNAIFTDIVAWLEARLGSQ, from the coding sequence ATGCAATTTTCCGAAGACCGTATCGACTCGTTTGCCGGCCGCGCCGGCGCCATGCGCACGATCCACATCTGGGAGCCGGCGCAGCCGCCCCGTGCCGTGCTGCTGGCGCTGCACGGCGGCATGGCCCACGCGGGCGACTGGGTCACTGCTGCGCTGCACTGGCGCGCGCACGGCTTCGCCACGGCCGCCTACGACCTGTGCGGCCATGGCCAGGGCGTGCGTGCCGACATTCCCGACTTCGACATCTTCCTGGAGGAGTCGGCGCTGTTCCTGGACTGGGTCCGCAGCGCCTGGCCCGGCGTGCCGGTATTCGTCGCCGGCCATTCGATGGGCGGCCTGATCGCGACGAAGCTGGGTCTGCAACTGCCGCCCGGCGCCGTGACCGGGTTCGTGCTGTCGTCGCCGTACTACGTCAACGCGATCCGCGTGGCGGCGCCGCTGCGTGCCGCCGGCGCCATGCTGGAACGGCTGGCACCGACGATGAAGGTGCCGCTGGCGTCGCTGACCGACGTGCTGACGCACGATGCCGCCATCACGGCGCGCCACCATCGCGACGAGGCCAGCGGCGTGCGCGCCAGCGAGATCTCGGTGCGGTTCGGCCAGGCGCTGCAGCGCGCACAGCGGGGCCTGACGCTGGCCGGCTGGGCCCATCCGCTGTACGTGGTGCTGGCGGGCGACGACCGGCTGGCCGATACCGCCGCCAGCCAGCGCCTGCTGGGCGATGTGCCGGCGCACCTGCTGACCTGCCGCGTGGAGCCGGCCAACTATCACGAGAACTTCAACGAGACCAACCGGAACGCCATCTTTACCGACATCGTGGCCTGGCTGGAGGCGCGGCTGGGCAGCCAATGA